A stretch of the Uranotaenia lowii strain MFRU-FL chromosome 3, ASM2978415v1, whole genome shotgun sequence genome encodes the following:
- the LOC129753828 gene encoding uncharacterized protein LOC129753828, which yields MAEKKMKAKELKRKNILDSMHRIQDFLTNYDEERDMNEVAIHLARLDNLMETFEAIQGEYETYDDEPEFAAANAKVRARVEEQYFRVKGGLVSKVPPLPSISTNPLNQQGAPAIAHVTGVKLPTIELPKFDGDLNEWLTFRDSFSSLIHSSPEIPCIQKFQYLRSALRGDALKLIESLTITANNYAVAWEALLNRYSNTYLLKKKHLQALIVHSKVSGKSAAGLRAVVEDFQRHVKILNQLNEPTAHWGSLLVQLLCSRIDDYTLKEWEEFVSANHEPTYENLIEILTRKIRTLESLHISAEQSTSSSQAKHNLPVRQTKPQNPTSSKINSYTAVERYQSECLACRDYHPLVRCPVFEKMQLKDRLNLVNSKRICSNCFRGNHFARNCQSNFSCKHCQKRHHSLLHPGFDAPVSNNNPNSSGSQIRTA from the coding sequence ATGGCGGAGAAGAAGATGAAGGCAAAGGAGCTGAAACGGAAAAACATCCTGGATTCAATGCATCGCATCCAAGACTTCCTGACGAATTACGACGAGGAGCGGGACATGAACGAGGTAGCGATACATCTGGCCCGACTTGATAACCTGATGGAAACTTTCGAAGCGATCCAAGGAGAATATGAAACGTACGACGATGAACCAGAATTTGCTGCGGCTAATGCGAAGGTAAGGGCAAGGGTGGAAGAGCAGTACTTTAGGGTAAAAGGTGGTCTCGTAAGCAAGGTTCCTCCCCTTCCTTCCATCTCAACCAATCCATTAAACCAGCAAGGTGCCCCGGCAATTGCTCATGTAACCGGTGTGAAACTTCCCACTATCGAATTGCCTAAATTTGACGGTGACCTGAATGAATGGTTAACATTTCGCGATTCCTTTTCATCACTGATTCACTCGTCGCCAGAAATCCCATGCATCCAAAAGTTTCAGTACCTCCGATCTGCTTTGCGAGGTGACGCGCTAAAACTCATTGAATCCTTAACCATCACCGCAAACAACTACGCGGTAGCTTGGGAAGCACTCCTCAACCGCTACTCCAACACATACTTACTAAAAAAGAAACACTTGCAAGCTCTAATTGTCCACTCGAAGGTCTCGGGAAAATCCGCTGCTGGTTTACGCGCTGTTGTAGAGGATTTCCAACGGCATGTCAAAATACTCAACCAATTAAATGAACCAACCGCGcattggggcagtctattggtTCAACTACTGTGTTCTCGAATCGACGATTATACCCTGAAGGAATGGGAAGAATTTGTCTCTGCTAACCACGAACCAACTTATGAAAACCTCATCGAAATATTAACCCGTAAAATCCGGACTCTAGAATCCCTTCACATTTCGGCTGAGCAGTCCACTTCTTCTTCCCAAGCAAAGCACAATCTCCCTGTCAGGCAAACTAAACCCCAAAATCCTACATCGTCGAAAATCAACTCCTATACTGCAGTGGAACGGTACCAATCTGAATGCCTAGCTTGCCGCGATTATCATCCTTTGGTGAGATGTCCGGTGTTTGAAAAGATGCAGCTTAAAGATCGATTGAACCTGGTTAACTCGAAGCGGATTTGTAGCAATTGCTTCAGGGGAAACCACTTCGCCCGGAATTGTCAATCCAACTTCTCCTGCAAGCATTGTCAAAAACGCCACCACTCTTTATTGCATCCCGGGTTCGATGCACCAGTATCGAACAACAATCCAAATTCCAGCGGCTCACAAATCCGAACAGCCTAG